The proteins below are encoded in one region of Zootoca vivipara chromosome 10, rZooViv1.1, whole genome shotgun sequence:
- the CAPZA3 gene encoding F-actin-capping protein subunit alpha-3 — protein sequence MSDECELSEEEKANVICSLLQQAPPGEYRNVFEDLRILAHDDHLMRYEAAQVCANHTRKNFTAVRVKGENALVTRYNDLGGNRFFDPQIKLSFRFDHLTKRVDKVLLYHSVRKDRAELWRETLNITLESYMRRHFLSGDCRVYKKMIGSNPFFVVCVEGHRHDDICNAVWKSEWTIAFAPPTAQVTGKIDLQAHYFKKANLHWTASKDVRESIYITGRVQFAIEFVKLVEAEESKFQTDLVERLQKLSDKIWRALRRPLPVTRTVINWDKLLTS from the coding sequence ATGTCTGATGAATGTGAATTatctgaggaggagaaagcaaatGTCATCTGCAGCTTGCTTCAACAGGCTCCCCCAGGCGAATACAGGAATGTTTTTGAAGACCTCCGCATTTTGGCTCATGATGATCATCTCATGAGGTACGAAGCTGCTCAGGTGTGTGCCAATCACACCAGGAAAAACTTCACAGCTGTGCGTGTAAAAGGGGAGAATGCTCTCGTGACTCGCTACAACGATCTTGGAGGAAACCGCTTCTTTGATCCACAGATCAAACTTTCCTTCAGGTTTGATCACCTGACCAAAAGAGTTGATAAAGTTTTGCTTTATCACAGCGTCAGGAAAGATCGTGCAGAGCTATGGAGAGAAACACTCAATATCACTTTGGAGTCATACATGAGGAGACACTTCCTTTCAGGAGACTGCCGTGTCTACAAAAAAATGATTGGAAGCAACCCCTTCTTCGTTGTCTGCGTTGAAGGCCATCGGCACGACGATATCTGCAATGCCGTTTGGAAATCTGAGTGGACTATCGCTTTTGCGCCGCCAACAGCACAGGTCACAGGGAAAATTGATCTGCAGGCACACTATTTCAAGAAAGCTAACCTCCACTGGACAGCAAGCAAAGATGTTAGAGAGTCCATATACATAACTGGCCGCGTCCAGTTTGCTATAGAGTTTGTGAAATTAGTTGAAGCCGAAGAGAGCAAATTCCAAACTGATTTGGTGGAAAGGCTCCAGAAGTTGTCAGATAAAATATGGAGAGCACTGCGCAGACCGCTCCCAGTCACTCGAACTGTCATCAACTGGGATAAACTGCTGACTAGTTAG